One window of the Euwallacea similis isolate ESF13 chromosome 28, ESF131.1, whole genome shotgun sequence genome contains the following:
- the tmod gene encoding tropomodulin-1 isoform X1 — protein MSENGEESLVETVEETYETEVRRKVVKTKMKIQETSSTTTTTTMTTPAKLYGKDPSVYDDVDVDTLLDKLTAEEINILAKEVDPDDSFLPPSQRNSYDCDKRPTGPLNRKQLIEHINRQAIETPDKPEAQPYVAGVVRGKKWTPPPPPQKEIDAEEKIQIDLGDEYEHALTNASQDEIIDLAAILGFHSMMNQDQYHASLLNKGQPVGLGWDGITKASKPKIFPMDPPNNTDVDDSIRRVQNDDPKYIDLNWNNIKNISDEKFNTLFAGLEQNTHLETLSLTNTGLTDRCAEKLAQALENNSHLRVVNVESNNITPLGIVRLIKSLLKQKSVEEFRGTNQRTQILGNKIEMEITQLIEKNPTILRLGLHLEYNDARHRIATHLQRNIDTKRQKIKAKYQIHLAAKGKAKIIRTE, from the exons ACCTCTTCAACAACTACCACGACGACAATGACAACCCCAGCCAAGTTGTATGGAAAAGATCCAAGTGTGTACGATGATGTGGATGTAGACACCCTCTTAGATAAGTTAACGgcagaagaaataaatattttagctAAAGAAGTGGATCCTGAT gattcATTTTTGCCCCCTTCCCAAAGGAATAGTTATGATTGTGATAAAAGACCAACAGGACCTCTAAATAGGAAACAATTAATTGAACATATTAATAGGCAAGCGATAGAAACGCCAGATAAGCCTGAAGCACAACCTTATGTAGCGGGTGTTGTGAGGGGTAAAAAA tggaCTCCACCTCCTCCGCCTCAAAAGGAAATCGATGCAGAAGAAAAGATTCAAATAGATTTAGGAGATGAGTATGAGCACGCGTTGACAAATGCGTCACAAGATGAGATCATTGACTTGGCAG ccATTTTGGGTTTCCATTCAATGATGAACCAGGACCAGTACCATGCTTCTTTGTTGAACAAAGGTCAGCCTGTTGGTCTTGGATGGGATGGTATTACGAAAGCCTCCAaacctaaaatatttccaatggATCCACCAAATAATACAGACGTCGACGATTCAATACGACGAGTACAGAACGACGATCCTAAATATATTGATCTCAACTGGAATAATATTAAG AATATATCAGATGAGAAATTCAACACACTCTTCGCGGGTCTGGAACAAAACACACATCTCGAAACACTGTCGTTAACAAACACGGGGTTGACGGACCGATGTGCGGAAAAACTGGCTCAAGCTTTAGAAAACAACAGTCACTTGAGGGTTGTCAATGTGGAGAGCAACAATATAACGCCGCTGGGCATTGTCAGGTTGATAAAGTCCCTGTTGAAGCAGAAGAGCGTCGAGGAGTTCCGAGGGACTAACCAG aggaCGCAAATATTGGGCAACAAAATAGAAATGGAAATAACGCAGCTGATCGAGAAGAACCCGACGATATTGAGGTTGGGACTGCATTTAGAATATAATGATGCGAGACATCGAATCGCTACACATTTGCAAAGGAATATTGACACAA AGCGACAAAAGATTAAAGCAAAATATCAAATCCACTTGGCTGCGAaaggaaaagcaaaaatcaTTAGAACGGAATAG